In a single window of the Halolamina litorea genome:
- a CDS encoding type B DNA-directed DNA polymerase produces the protein MTYCIDFPDSSTAVEWSLTDSGVTRKEVTYHPRFYVATEGGSLAEIAESIAVHPEVTAVSQERHRPGWRHDETAMLAIEVSTLGSIPRLASTIADVGRPGTYRCFNVDLSREFRYCLEAGTDPTPDRAPTVMELDTPPITKSGGIESMTVTTPGGETHCLERSPSTIVRQVERLIEETDPDVLHVSSAQVIPELFDAAEGTLRLGREPGYTQLATASTYESYGQIGHSPARYNVPGRVVADAANSFFLTETNLHGILDLVERSQKPLQEAAWASIGNILTAIQIREALAQDVLVPWRAWRPEFFKTAATLDAADRGGYTFSPDVGVHEDVYEVDFSSLYPNIMCTRNISPETVCCDCHPEREDVPGLGYSICPEPGYLPDVLRPLIDDRDEIKRRIREGDGDVDELEGASAAIKWILVSCFGYQGFSNAKFGRIECHEAINAFAREIILDAKATFEEHGWRVVHGIVDSLWVTPMDGREQTDLETVIRAISDTAEIELEYEATYDWIAFCPRRNDSVGALTRYFGKRAGAPADQASSYKRRGIEARQRSTPPFIVDAQLTLMKEFGRTRSPEAVCERLREFIERLQVGEIEPSRLAITNRVSKRVDEYTQTTKNVAALERASDQGLATHPGQDVAYVVVDDETSGRERVALVHEEPSEYDTVFYRNQLCRAAESVLAPVGFRRSDIEAQLSERVDGSVSAYST, from the coding sequence ATGACGTACTGTATCGACTTTCCGGACTCCAGCACGGCTGTCGAGTGGTCGCTAACCGACTCAGGAGTGACGCGAAAGGAAGTGACCTATCACCCGCGGTTCTACGTCGCCACCGAGGGTGGTTCACTTGCGGAGATCGCCGAGTCGATTGCTGTTCATCCAGAGGTTACCGCAGTCAGTCAAGAACGGCACCGTCCTGGCTGGCGTCACGACGAGACAGCGATGCTGGCCATCGAAGTGTCAACGCTGGGGAGTATCCCTCGGTTGGCGTCGACGATCGCCGATGTCGGCAGACCCGGGACCTACCGCTGTTTCAACGTCGACCTCTCACGCGAATTTCGCTACTGTCTGGAGGCGGGAACGGACCCGACACCCGACCGAGCGCCGACGGTGATGGAGCTAGACACACCGCCCATCACCAAGTCTGGAGGTATCGAGTCTATGACGGTGACAACCCCGGGTGGAGAGACTCATTGCTTGGAGCGCTCGCCGTCGACAATCGTCCGACAGGTAGAGAGACTGATCGAGGAGACTGATCCGGACGTATTGCATGTCTCTTCTGCCCAGGTCATCCCGGAACTGTTCGACGCCGCCGAGGGAACGCTCCGTCTGGGCCGAGAGCCAGGGTACACACAGTTAGCAACGGCAAGCACCTACGAGAGTTACGGGCAGATCGGCCATTCACCCGCGCGGTACAACGTTCCGGGCCGGGTGGTCGCCGACGCCGCGAACTCGTTTTTCCTGACCGAGACCAACCTGCACGGGATTCTGGATCTCGTTGAGCGCTCCCAAAAGCCCCTCCAAGAGGCCGCATGGGCGAGCATCGGGAACATCCTCACCGCGATTCAGATCCGTGAGGCGCTTGCTCAAGACGTACTCGTTCCATGGCGGGCGTGGCGCCCGGAGTTCTTCAAGACCGCTGCAACGCTTGATGCAGCCGACCGAGGTGGCTACACGTTCTCGCCAGACGTCGGCGTCCATGAGGATGTGTACGAAGTCGACTTCTCGAGCCTCTATCCGAACATCATGTGTACACGGAACATCTCGCCCGAAACAGTCTGCTGTGACTGTCACCCAGAACGAGAAGACGTTCCGGGACTTGGGTACAGCATCTGTCCGGAACCAGGCTATCTACCCGATGTGCTCCGGCCACTCATCGACGACCGTGACGAGATCAAGCGCCGTATCCGCGAGGGAGATGGCGATGTCGACGAACTCGAAGGGGCATCGGCGGCGATCAAGTGGATCCTCGTTTCGTGCTTTGGCTATCAAGGGTTCTCGAACGCGAAGTTCGGCCGGATCGAGTGCCACGAAGCCATCAACGCCTTCGCCCGAGAGATAATCCTCGACGCCAAGGCGACGTTCGAAGAGCATGGCTGGCGAGTTGTCCACGGGATCGTTGACTCACTCTGGGTGACGCCGATGGACGGACGAGAGCAAACGGATCTGGAGACGGTCATCAGGGCAATCTCCGACACGGCCGAGATTGAACTTGAGTACGAGGCCACCTATGACTGGATCGCGTTTTGCCCACGACGAAACGATAGTGTGGGGGCTCTCACCCGCTACTTCGGGAAGCGTGCCGGTGCTCCCGCCGATCAAGCATCAAGCTACAAGCGACGCGGGATCGAGGCCCGGCAGCGGTCGACACCGCCGTTCATCGTCGACGCCCAGCTGACGCTGATGAAGGAATTCGGGCGGACACGGTCTCCTGAAGCAGTCTGTGAACGGCTCCGTGAGTTCATCGAACGGTTGCAGGTGGGGGAGATAGAGCCTTCGCGATTGGCGATCACCAACCGCGTCTCGAAACGCGTCGATGAGTACACACAAACGACGAAGAACGTCGCTGCCTTGGAGCGGGCGTCGGATCAGGGGCTGGCAACGCATCCCGGGCAGGACGTGGCGTACGTCGTCGTCGACGACGAGACGTCAGGCCGAGAGAGGGTTGCCCTCGTGCATGAGGAGCCATCGGAGTATGATACTGTGTTCTACCGAAATCAGCTGTGCCGAGCTGCCGAGTCAGTGCTGGCGCCTGTTGGGTTCCGTCGGTCGGACATCGAGGCTCAACTATCTGAGCGCGTCGATGGGTCCGTTTCAGCGTATTCGACGTGA
- a CDS encoding Cdc6/Cdc18 family protein: MYVAADKLEEHHLPRAMPGRERQLQRISNVLEPATEGKPAESCWEIGPSGVGKTSTAKYLLRELRWNWSIESEYVSCVSNTRWEALKKIADEHPSVLATQNTSTERLRELIAAPDEPFVVILDEIGGLEETALLSDLAGIEWLSLILIGHRRSNALGQIPDAVDYLRYSEIIEFDPYSHDALFTILAARREVALQHGVVDDRQLERIVAEAGGSARFGVQALRSAVDLGIDRGHTTVREEDLEDCFEHAHARIRKQQLESLGVNHQLVYRAIRQSGAVRPQEIFEGYEELGGSNTRQMVVQYRKKLDEYGLIQETPDGWVAVDETLAAPLREQRIA; encoded by the coding sequence ATGTACGTCGCCGCGGACAAACTCGAAGAACACCATCTCCCGCGGGCGATGCCAGGGCGCGAACGCCAACTCCAACGCATCAGCAACGTTCTGGAGCCAGCGACCGAAGGCAAACCCGCCGAGTCATGCTGGGAGATCGGCCCAAGCGGCGTCGGCAAGACGTCGACAGCGAAGTACCTCCTCCGCGAACTCCGGTGGAACTGGAGCATCGAGTCCGAGTACGTCTCCTGTGTCTCGAACACGCGCTGGGAGGCGCTGAAGAAGATCGCTGATGAACACCCATCGGTCCTCGCGACGCAGAACACCAGCACCGAGCGCCTCCGCGAACTGATCGCCGCACCCGATGAACCGTTCGTCGTCATCCTCGACGAGATCGGCGGACTCGAAGAGACAGCACTACTGAGTGACCTCGCCGGCATCGAGTGGCTCTCGCTGATCCTGATCGGTCACCGCCGCTCGAACGCGCTCGGACAAATTCCCGATGCCGTCGATTATCTCCGCTACAGCGAGATCATCGAGTTCGACCCGTACTCCCACGACGCACTGTTCACCATCCTTGCTGCCCGGCGGGAAGTCGCGCTTCAGCACGGCGTCGTCGACGACAGGCAGTTAGAGCGGATCGTCGCCGAAGCCGGCGGGTCGGCGCGGTTCGGCGTTCAAGCGCTACGGAGCGCCGTCGACCTCGGGATCGATCGCGGACACACGACGGTGAGAGAGGAGGATCTCGAGGACTGCTTCGAGCACGCACATGCGCGTATCCGGAAACAGCAGTTGGAGAGCCTCGGCGTCAATCACCAGCTCGTCTACCGGGCGATCAGGCAGAGCGGTGCCGTGCGCCCACAGGAGATCTTCGAGGGCTACGAGGAGCTCGGCGGGTCGAACACGCGCCAGATGGTGGTGCAGTATCGGAAGAAGCTCGACGAGTACGGGCTGATCCAAGAGACGCCCGACGGTTGGGTCGCCGTCGACGAAACGCTCGCCGCGCCGTTGCGGGAACAGCGGATAGCTTGA
- a CDS encoding type II/IV secretion system ATPase subunit has protein sequence MRSNTRLTDDLRAVAAEQPHVRDHLESIYERTGTYPVYAEEPTEDHTTDPNVLFPAEPPIYAHVHGGRGRDETYYCLEPTLSADEQALYERVRTEVLDQSVTKPAPAEDDDFTTHLDELIDEILTVDGTGASFADRLRSSLLGDQFVVDHETYERLRYVLQRDIVGLGPLEPVMADPENEDIHVIGPHACYVEHGVFGMIETTVDFGDRDAFSNWIRNMGERMNSPVSDSNPVIDSTLPNGSRINIIYSDDVSIKGPSLTIRQGEDVPLSIFQITKWGTLSPELAAYLWLCMENEQTVFVVGETASGKTTTLNSMFSFIPRDHKIYTAEDTAEVMPPHDNWQQLLTREGNGDGSDVDMFDLVAAALRSRPDYIVVGEVRGAEAQMAFQAAQTGHPVLLTFHASDIVSMIQRFTSNPINVPETFMDNCDVALFQNRVKQGDDVLRRVTSVQEIEGYSEHEGGVVTRETFSWDPREDEVSFKGRNNSHVLENGIARLLGYDDTRRIYDELDRRAEIIRRLIDADVTGYHEVNDAIQTFQRDGAEALPIELHGLTGRVDV, from the coding sequence ATGAGATCGAACACGCGACTCACCGACGACCTGCGTGCCGTGGCCGCCGAACAGCCACACGTCCGGGACCACCTCGAGTCGATCTACGAGCGTACCGGTACCTACCCCGTCTACGCGGAGGAGCCGACCGAGGACCATACCACGGACCCGAACGTCCTCTTCCCGGCGGAGCCACCGATCTACGCACACGTCCACGGGGGGCGGGGCCGGGACGAGACGTACTACTGCTTGGAGCCGACCCTCTCGGCCGACGAGCAGGCGCTGTACGAACGGGTCCGGACGGAGGTACTGGACCAGTCGGTCACGAAGCCCGCCCCCGCCGAAGACGACGACTTCACGACCCACCTCGACGAACTTATCGACGAGATACTCACCGTCGACGGCACCGGCGCGTCGTTCGCCGACCGGCTCCGTTCCTCGCTGCTCGGCGATCAGTTCGTCGTCGACCACGAGACCTACGAGCGGCTCCGGTACGTCCTCCAGCGCGATATCGTCGGTCTCGGCCCCCTCGAACCGGTGATGGCCGACCCGGAGAACGAGGACATCCACGTCATTGGCCCCCACGCCTGCTACGTCGAACACGGCGTCTTCGGCATGATCGAGACGACCGTCGACTTCGGCGACCGCGACGCGTTCAGCAACTGGATCCGGAACATGGGCGAGCGGATGAACTCCCCCGTCTCGGACTCGAACCCCGTGATCGACTCGACGCTGCCCAACGGCTCGCGGATCAACATCATCTACTCAGACGACGTGAGCATCAAGGGACCCTCCCTCACCATCCGCCAGGGCGAGGACGTACCCCTCTCGATCTTCCAGATCACCAAGTGGGGCACGCTCTCGCCGGAACTCGCCGCCTACCTCTGGCTCTGCATGGAGAACGAACAGACCGTGTTCGTCGTCGGCGAGACTGCCTCGGGGAAGACGACGACGCTCAACTCCATGTTCTCGTTCATCCCTCGGGACCACAAGATCTACACCGCGGAGGACACCGCCGAGGTGATGCCCCCACACGACAACTGGCAGCAACTCCTCACCCGCGAGGGCAACGGCGACGGCTCCGACGTAGACATGTTCGACCTCGTCGCCGCCGCCCTGCGGTCGCGTCCAGACTACATCGTTGTCGGCGAGGTCCGGGGCGCGGAGGCCCAGATGGCGTTCCAGGCCGCCCAGACGGGCCACCCAGTTCTCCTCACCTTCCACGCCAGCGACATCGTCTCGATGATCCAGCGGTTCACCTCGAACCCGATCAACGTCCCCGAGACGTTCATGGACAACTGCGACGTGGCGCTGTTCCAGAACCGCGTCAAGCAGGGCGACGACGTGCTCCGGCGCGTGACGAGCGTACAAGAGATCGAGGGTTACTCCGAACACGAAGGTGGCGTCGTCACCCGGGAGACGTTCTCGTGGGACCCCCGGGAGGACGAGGTCAGCTTCAAGGGCCGGAACAACAGCCACGTCCTCGAGAACGGGATCGCGCGGCTGTTGGGCTACGACGACACCCGACGGATCTACGATGAACTCGACCGCCGCGCCGAAATCATCCGCCGGCTCATCGACGCCGACGTGACCGGCTACCACGAGGTCAACGACGCGATCCAGACGTTCCAGCGTGACGGCGCGGAGGCCCTGCCGATCGAACTGCACGGCCTCACGGGGAGGGTCGACGTGTGA
- a CDS encoding ribbon-helix-helix domain-containing protein, with translation MSEADSGNGDPEIDRVNVRISRSFLDVIDETWRERGFNSRSEFIRHALRDSVNHPEGAGLWKDLAISEAQLDDDERVSSEEIKATYGHDSE, from the coding sequence ATGTCAGAAGCAGATTCCGGGAACGGAGATCCGGAGATCGACCGGGTGAACGTCCGAATCTCCCGTTCGTTCCTCGACGTCATCGACGAGACGTGGCGTGAGCGAGGCTTCAACAGCCGGAGTGAGTTCATCCGGCATGCGCTCCGCGATTCCGTCAACCACCCTGAAGGCGCTGGACTCTGGAAGGACCTGGCGATCAGTGAAGCCCAGCTCGATGACGACGAGCGGGTCTCAAGCGAGGAGATCAAAGCGACGTATGGGCACGACAGCGAGTGA
- a CDS encoding ATPase domain-containing protein — translation MNHLSVGLESRDRVNRAIGGGFPEGSLVLVEGGTGAGKSALTQRFVYGLCAEGTTVALASTQLSTAAFVDQMHSLSYGVVDHLLDGRLRYFQVPTDGDRPLVDRLVDPSGLWDARVVAVDGFGTLCRNDREFSGLLGSGEEDRAMERLVGRLDPALAAGKVVLLTVDPDALTERSLRPLRSAADVYLDLQSEAVGNDIRKKALVRRFAGMKSPVDDTIGFSVQQGRGLVIESRTIA, via the coding sequence GTGAATCACCTCTCTGTCGGTCTCGAATCCCGTGACCGCGTCAACCGCGCCATCGGCGGCGGCTTCCCCGAGGGGAGTCTCGTCCTCGTCGAAGGCGGGACGGGCGCGGGGAAGTCGGCGCTGACCCAGCGGTTCGTCTACGGTCTCTGTGCGGAGGGGACGACCGTTGCGCTGGCTTCGACCCAACTCTCCACGGCGGCGTTCGTCGATCAGATGCACTCGCTCTCCTATGGCGTTGTCGACCACCTCCTCGACGGCCGGCTCCGGTACTTCCAGGTGCCGACCGACGGGGATCGCCCGCTCGTGGACCGACTCGTCGACCCGAGCGGCCTCTGGGACGCCCGCGTCGTCGCCGTCGATGGCTTCGGCACGCTCTGTCGGAACGACCGGGAGTTCTCCGGGTTGCTCGGATCGGGGGAGGAGGACCGGGCGATGGAGCGTCTCGTCGGTCGGCTCGACCCCGCGCTGGCCGCCGGCAAGGTCGTCCTGTTGACGGTCGACCCCGACGCCCTCACCGAGCGGTCGCTGCGTCCGCTGCGCTCGGCTGCCGACGTGTACCTCGACCTCCAGAGCGAGGCCGTAGGAAACGACATCCGGAAGAAGGCGCTCGTCCGGCGCTTCGCCGGCATGAAGAGTCCCGTCGACGACACCATCGGGTTCTCGGTCCAACAGGGCCGCGGACTCGTCATCGAATCCCGCACTATCGCATGA
- a CDS encoding DUF7539 family protein — MSSSPTSRQMVRHARERLPEWVTDARSQVYAELFEGEDAVLDEEELRLLDRIDSDLTRRDGDGIWGADEYGIVVEGSLDINEPQVVCTYHPEIPYEGFRGEESLRESTRRELNDVLWDYSERVSLLVQADLDEFLRSNHPDEE; from the coding sequence ATGAGTTCTTCTCCGACGAGCCGGCAGATGGTGCGCCACGCGCGAGAGCGACTTCCGGAGTGGGTGACGGACGCCCGCTCTCAGGTGTACGCCGAGCTGTTCGAGGGGGAGGATGCGGTACTGGACGAGGAGGAACTCCGCCTCCTCGACCGAATCGACTCGGACCTCACCCGCCGGGACGGGGACGGGATCTGGGGCGCCGACGAGTACGGCATCGTCGTCGAGGGGAGCCTCGACATCAACGAGCCACAGGTGGTCTGTACGTACCACCCGGAGATTCCCTACGAGGGGTTCCGCGGCGAGGAAAGTCTGCGAGAATCGACACGCCGGGAGCTTAACGACGTCCTCTGGGACTACAGTGAACGCGTTTCGCTGCTCGTCCAAGCGGACCTCGACGAGTTCCTGCGCTCGAACCACCCGGACGAGGAGTGA
- a CDS encoding CBS domain-containing protein, translating into MELYVDHVMSRPVETIEPTASLRDAAAAMIRHDVGALVVVDDNDRLEGILTATDFVLLAVEGELPPDEPVATPMRTDVITVERDAPASEAVDAMLDHLIHHVPVVENETVVGMVSTFDFTARLGRSLEP; encoded by the coding sequence ATGGAGCTGTACGTCGACCACGTCATGTCCCGGCCCGTGGAGACGATCGAGCCGACTGCCTCGCTCCGTGACGCCGCCGCGGCGATGATCCGCCACGACGTGGGGGCGCTCGTCGTCGTCGACGACAACGACCGGCTCGAGGGGATTCTCACGGCGACGGACTTCGTCTTGCTCGCTGTCGAGGGTGAACTGCCGCCGGACGAGCCGGTGGCGACGCCGATGCGTACCGACGTCATCACGGTGGAGCGCGACGCGCCCGCCAGCGAAGCCGTCGACGCCATGCTCGACCACCTGATCCACCACGTTCCGGTGGTCGAGAACGAGACAGTCGTCGGCATGGTCTCCACCTTCGACTTCACGGCACGGTTGGGGCGCTCGCTCGAACCCTGA
- a CDS encoding FlaD/FlaE family flagellar protein — MPDVSGTRPFLDGPLDVDGSETLLQWIKYLGTTFGTAGALCSLRYYEQLSWISADARREVEQHLQGLSLEETHSKKYDEPGHPTGPLSSLAGTPFGAHAKSLAFISTLADDDLQGAMLRARLAKHQVDGELSETADGSDDPTPPV; from the coding sequence ATGCCAGACGTGTCCGGAACACGCCCGTTCCTCGACGGGCCCCTCGACGTGGACGGCTCCGAAACGCTCCTGCAGTGGATCAAGTACCTCGGGACGACGTTCGGCACCGCCGGCGCGCTCTGTTCGCTCCGGTACTACGAACAGCTGTCGTGGATCTCCGCTGACGCCCGCCGCGAGGTCGAACAGCACCTCCAGGGGCTCTCTCTCGAGGAGACACACTCGAAGAAGTACGACGAACCCGGTCACCCGACCGGCCCGCTCTCCTCCCTCGCCGGGACCCCTTTCGGCGCCCACGCGAAGTCGCTGGCGTTCATCTCGACGCTGGCCGACGACGACCTGCAGGGCGCCATGCTCCGCGCCAGGCTGGCGAAACACCAGGTCGACGGCGAACTCTCCGAGACGGCGGACGGCTCGGACGACCCGACTCCCCCGGTGTAA
- the flaJ gene encoding archaellar assembly protein FlaJ yields MSAEAEQGGWDANLRDFIRSVVDAYRFMDMSPERYALVVLVPGIAASLAAGAAVFVLSPPLFVALPAVVLGLLPPMGAFVYPKIVADRKRREIREQFHIFLTHITVLSTTNIDRVEIFRTLAQVEEYGALAEEMGRITALVDTWNQSLDDACRRRSERVPSELLADFLERMAYTVGAGQGLDEFLLDEQESIIQEFVIRYESALDKLDVLKELYLSLMLSVTFILVFATVLPLLIPVPPTLLLGGIIVLFGIVQAGFVFIIHTVAPRDPVWLAPESEHSPMYRVRPALIAGVVLSVVAVVVVLAVGLGYTPLATDVLPTPIYLAIPTTPLIVPGLAMRQEEQKVAERDEGFPSFVRALGSVESVKQTSTANVLESLRKKNFGALTDNVDNLYKRLRTRIDAATSWRLFAAETGSYLIQKFGDMYVVGRRMGGEPRQLGQVISTNFNEVLRVREQRRQATTTFVGIVYGITAASMFSAFIGLGIAEQMLAITAEIAEGNAQFVDSLFSTASYDIGVIEFLLLLVVLMNALLSSVMIRITDRGHYVSGLTHFVALVWTGALVATGTRIVVSGLIA; encoded by the coding sequence GTGAGCGCCGAGGCCGAGCAGGGGGGCTGGGACGCGAACCTCCGTGACTTCATCAGGTCGGTCGTCGACGCCTACCGCTTCATGGATATGTCCCCCGAACGGTACGCGCTGGTCGTGCTGGTGCCGGGGATCGCCGCCTCGCTCGCGGCCGGTGCTGCGGTCTTCGTCCTCTCGCCGCCGCTGTTCGTCGCCCTCCCGGCCGTCGTCCTCGGACTCCTGCCGCCGATGGGGGCGTTCGTCTACCCGAAGATCGTCGCCGACCGGAAGCGCCGGGAGATCCGCGAGCAGTTCCACATCTTCCTTACACACATCACCGTCCTCTCGACGACGAACATCGACCGGGTCGAGATCTTCCGCACGCTGGCTCAGGTCGAGGAGTACGGCGCGCTCGCCGAGGAGATGGGCCGGATCACCGCGCTCGTCGACACGTGGAACCAGTCGCTCGACGACGCTTGCCGTCGCCGCTCCGAGCGGGTCCCCTCCGAACTCCTCGCTGACTTCCTCGAACGGATGGCCTACACTGTCGGCGCCGGACAGGGCCTCGACGAGTTCCTCCTCGACGAGCAGGAGTCGATCATTCAGGAGTTCGTCATCCGGTACGAGTCGGCCCTCGACAAGCTCGACGTGTTGAAGGAGCTCTACCTCTCGTTGATGCTCTCGGTGACGTTCATCCTCGTGTTCGCGACGGTGCTCCCGCTGCTGATCCCGGTGCCGCCGACGCTGCTGCTCGGGGGGATCATCGTCCTGTTCGGTATCGTGCAGGCCGGCTTCGTCTTCATCATCCACACCGTCGCCCCGCGCGACCCCGTCTGGCTCGCCCCCGAGAGCGAGCACTCCCCGATGTACCGCGTTCGGCCCGCGCTGATCGCGGGGGTCGTGCTCTCGGTCGTGGCGGTCGTCGTCGTGCTTGCGGTCGGGCTCGGATACACGCCGCTGGCGACGGACGTGCTGCCGACGCCCATCTATCTCGCCATCCCGACGACGCCACTGATCGTGCCTGGACTGGCCATGCGACAAGAGGAACAGAAAGTGGCCGAGCGCGACGAGGGGTTCCCCTCGTTCGTCCGCGCGCTCGGCAGCGTCGAGTCCGTCAAGCAGACCTCGACGGCGAACGTCCTGGAGTCGCTCCGGAAGAAGAACTTCGGCGCGTTGACCGACAACGTCGACAACCTCTACAAGCGGCTCCGAACCCGGATCGACGCGGCGACCTCGTGGCGACTGTTCGCCGCCGAGACAGGGTCGTACCTCATCCAGAAGTTCGGCGACATGTACGTCGTCGGCCGTCGGATGGGGGGAGAGCCACGACAACTGGGGCAGGTCATCTCCACGAACTTCAACGAGGTCCTGCGCGTGCGGGAGCAGCGCCGCCAGGCGACGACGACGTTCGTCGGCATCGTCTACGGCATCACGGCGGCGTCGATGTTCTCGGCGTTCATCGGGCTGGGGATCGCCGAGCAGATGCTCGCCATCACCGCCGAGATCGCCGAGGGGAACGCCCAGTTCGTCGACTCGCTGTTCTCGACGGCCAGCTACGACATCGGCGTCATCGAGTTCCTCCTCCTGTTGGTGGTGTTGATGAACGCGCTACTCTCCTCGGTGATGATCCGTATCACCGACCGTGGTCACTACGTGAGCGGCCTCACGCACTTCGTCGCACTCGTCTGGACCGGCGCGTTGGTCGCAACGGGGACCCGGATCGTGGTGAGCGGACTGATCGCGTGA
- a CDS encoding serine hydrolase has protein sequence MATESSLDAETERAVEEYVASWMSEDGVPGASVALIDGTELTYAEGFGARDLDDDLPATPETLFGIGSCTKSVVATAVLQCVEQTDLALSDPVSAYLPHLRSAPGDLITVESLLNHTSGMPSDGNLSALVTRLTDIGDANTPLTSEADFRRHVQGSAEERYTEEEHFFYYNTGFALLGLLVAEVTGVAFERYVRKEVFKPLGMDRSCFTPERFEAEENRMSAYYEESTGDGTEWREGSLGFSEPMYAPGGMASSVVETSRFLRMLLNGGEFDGERVLPESAVDAMTTPTVTRYENVDGVERQYGYGLSIQSFLDDTLVGHGGMMGTTTAFIGYLENAEVGVVVACNTAPAHHPTVTGHALLSILQGEDPEEAVPRLALEAKADSLVGEYESYRGIQKATVEREGTNLAVEVQGRLGDRSMTLFPENADPEHLRYYTVSGDSRVPVEFLDVDDGTDMLLQRWRLHRQHE, from the coding sequence ATGGCTACCGAGAGCAGCCTCGACGCCGAGACAGAGCGTGCCGTCGAGGAGTACGTCGCGTCGTGGATGAGCGAGGACGGCGTTCCGGGCGCGAGCGTCGCGCTGATCGACGGCACCGAGTTGACCTACGCCGAGGGGTTCGGCGCTCGTGACCTCGACGACGACCTGCCGGCGACGCCCGAGACGCTGTTCGGGATCGGCTCCTGTACGAAGTCCGTCGTCGCCACCGCGGTCCTCCAGTGTGTCGAGCAAACCGACCTCGCCCTCTCGGACCCCGTTTCTGCGTACCTCCCGCACCTCAGATCGGCCCCAGGCGACCTGATCACCGTCGAGTCGCTGCTGAACCACACCTCCGGCATGCCCAGCGACGGGAACCTCTCGGCGCTGGTGACCCGGCTGACCGATATCGGCGACGCCAACACGCCGCTCACCAGCGAGGCCGATTTCCGCCGGCACGTGCAGGGGAGCGCTGAGGAGCGCTACACCGAGGAGGAACACTTCTTCTACTACAACACCGGCTTCGCCCTGCTGGGGCTGCTCGTCGCCGAGGTGACGGGCGTGGCCTTCGAGCGATACGTCCGGAAAGAGGTGTTCAAGCCGCTCGGGATGGATCGCTCCTGTTTCACCCCCGAGCGCTTCGAGGCCGAGGAGAACCGAATGAGCGCCTACTACGAGGAGTCGACAGGCGACGGCACCGAGTGGCGCGAGGGAAGCCTCGGCTTCTCCGAGCCGATGTACGCGCCGGGCGGCATGGCCAGTTCGGTCGTCGAAACCTCGCGGTTCCTCCGGATGCTGCTCAACGGCGGCGAGTTCGACGGCGAGCGCGTGCTCCCCGAGTCGGCCGTCGACGCCATGACGACGCCGACGGTGACCCGCTACGAGAACGTCGACGGCGTCGAGCGACAGTACGGCTACGGGCTCTCGATCCAGTCGTTCCTCGACGACACGCTCGTCGGCCACGGCGGCATGATGGGGACCACGACGGCGTTCATCGGCTACCTCGAGAACGCTGAGGTGGGCGTCGTCGTCGCTTGCAACACCGCGCCCGCCCACCACCCGACGGTGACCGGCCACGCGCTGCTGTCGATCCTGCAGGGCGAAGACCCCGAGGAGGCAGTGCCCCGGCTGGCGCTGGAGGCCAAGGCCGACTCGCTGGTCGGCGAGTACGAGTCCTACCGCGGCATCCAGAAAGCGACTGTCGAGCGCGAGGGGACGAACCTTGCCGTCGAGGTGCAGGGCCGACTCGGCGATCGGTCGATGACGCTGTTCCCCGAAAACGCTGACCCCGAGCACCTACGCTACTACACCGTCTCCGGGGACTCACGCGTCCCCGTGGAGTTCCTCGACGTCGACGACGGGACGGACATGCTGCTCCAGCGCTGGCGGCTCCACCGCCAGCACGAGTAG